CTTCGCGCAACCCCTGCGTGTCGTCCGTGTAAATTTTGATCGCGCTGCGTGCGCGGCTCGCGCTCACGTAGATCTGGGCCCGATCCGCCCCGGCGAACGAGCGGCTCGACTCGGAAATCAGCACCGTGTCGACGGTCCGGCTCTGGCTCGAGTAGCTCGTTTGGCAATAGTCGTGTGCCAGGTGCCCGGCGTCCCCCGGGAGCACGCGGGCCGCGCCCGTGGGTGAGGTCACGGCGATGCCCGCGGGGGTGAACCCGGTGACCACGAACCGGCTCCCGTTGTTGATCCGATTTCCGCGCGTGTCGGTGAACCCGGCCGTGGCCCGAATCTGGTCCCCGACCATGAGAGCGATCTGTTCTTGCCGGTACGCCCCGTAGCGTGTCAGTGTCAGGTGCTCGTCGCGGATCGCGTGCGCCGGCGGCGAGTCGGGGTTGCTACGGGCTTCTTTGATCTCGGCCGGGGTCCAGTTCAAGTTGACCAGTTGGGCGAACGTGTGTTCCTCGCCAGTAAGCACCCCATCCTCTTTGAGCGCGGCGCGCAGTGCGCCCGTGACGGTTCCGGCTTCGGCGTGGGTCGGAGTCACCACGAGCACCGACTTCCCGTCCCGCAGGGCCTCGCGGTAGTCGATGGCCAGCGCCTCGGTGCGGTACGGGTCGGTGGCCTCGCGGATCGCACCCATTGCGTCGAGCAGTTTGAGGCCGCCCTCAACATCGTGTTCGGCGAGTCGCGCGCACGCCGCCTTATACATCGGGTTGGTCTGGCGCACGATCTCGGTCAGTACCGCGGGTTTAAGTCCCGCGTGCTCGGTTAACAGTTTGTAAGGGGCGCCACTCGCGACTGAGCCGTGTTGTTTCGTGTCGCCCACGGCGATTAACCGACCTCCAACTCGGTCGAGTACGTTCACAAGTCGCGCGAAGTCTTCGAGGCCGACCTGACCCGCCTCGTCCAGGAAAACCACGCCCCCGGCGACCGCCTCTTGAGCGGCTTTAGTGGCGAGGAACGAAGCGAGGGTGCGGGCGTGCGGGTCGACGCCGCGCGTCAGTTCGTCCGTGGCGGTGTGCGAGAGCGCGAGCGCTTGGAACCGATGCCCGGCCGCGCGAATTCCATCGGCCGCGACGGACAGTGCGGTGGTCTTGCCGGTGCCGGCCGGTCCGCGGATCAGGGCCACGCGGTCTCGGTTCTCCCAAATGTGGCGAACCACCGCGCGCTGGCCCGCGTTCAGCTCCGGACCCAGCAACTTTTCGCCGCGAAGCCCCGCAAACAGTTTCGCGTCTTTGCAAAGCGGGCGGCACGTGCCCTTGCCGGTGCGCGCCCAATCCAGAACCCGTGATTCCAGTGCCAGGAGCACACGTGTTGTGGCTCGTTCCCCGTGAGTGATCAACCCGACCCGCCCGGCCGCGCCCTGCAATGCGTAGAGGGTGGCAGCGCCGAAACCGTGGCGCAGGGCCGTTTCCCAA
This region of Gemmata massiliana genomic DNA includes:
- the mobF gene encoding MobF family relaxase, which gives rise to MLRIHTQTNAAAAKAYFDPKTHDYYVGGGHEAPAEWGGRAARMLGLEPGSQVDQSDFERLIDNLHPGTGERLTAAHRTFRRVGSDFTFSMPKSASLASLLDDRIAPAFLESVRFGMAEIEKDVAVRVRVNGADEDRTVGNAAWALFPHATSRPVDGIPDIHRHIHGFMVNAVHDPVEQKWKAAQLGVVKEHAGYYEALVLSDFAHRLREFGYGIRRKGRYFELETVSDATVAKFSNRTRVIEEEAKARGVTDPVQKAELGGKTRERKAHTHTFDELKELWLGRLTPQERAQLAERSGQVRALPAPEQSARHALEHAFHFEAVRPVKAVWETALRHGFGAATLYALQGAAGRVGLITHGERATTRVLLALESRVLDWARTGKGTCRPLCKDAKLFAGLRGEKLLGPELNAGQRAVVRHIWENRDRVALIRGPAGTGKTTALSVAADGIRAAGHRFQALALSHTATDELTRGVDPHARTLASFLATKAAQEAVAGGVVFLDEAGQVGLEDFARLVNVLDRVGGRLIAVGDTKQHGSVASGAPYKLLTEHAGLKPAVLTEIVRQTNPMYKAACARLAEHDVEGGLKLLDAMGAIREATDPYRTEALAIDYREALRDGKSVLVVTPTHAEAGTVTGALRAALKEDGVLTGEEHTFAQLVNLNWTPAEIKEARSNPDSPPAHAIRDEHLTLTRYGAYRQEQIALMVGDQIRATAGFTDTRGNRINNGSRFVVTGFTPAGIAVTSPTGAARVLPGDAGHLAHDYCQTSYSSQSRTVDTVLISESSRSFAGADRAQIYVSASRARSAIKIYTDDTQGLREAVSRGRNKPNPSEVLRPTIVATESPLQRRARVLRRFRAMAPRAGHESKHITPHREKRYGYGR